The genomic interval TCAATGGCTCGAATCATTGATTCGGCTGGAATCGATATTATTTTGGTAGGTGATTCTGCTTCAAATGTCATGGCTGGGCATGAAACAACCCTTCCAATCACTTTGGATCAAATGATTTATCATGCTGGTTCTGTTGTTCGTGCAGTTGAACGCGCTTTGGTGGTGGTTGATATGCCTTTTGGGTCGTATCAAGGAAATTCAAAAGAAGCTTTGTCAAATGCAATCCGAATCATGAAAGAGTCGGGTGGACATGCCGTAAAATTGGAGGGTGGAATTGAAATCATCGAATCGATTAAACGGATTTTAACTGCTGGAATTCCAGTAATGGGGCATTTAGGTTTGACTCCACAATCGATTTATAAGTTTGGAACGTATGTAGTTCGTGCAAAAGAAGAAGGTGAAGCACAACGCTTAATTGAAGATGCGAAAGCATTGGAAGAAGCGGGATGTTTTGCAATCGTTTTGGAAAAAATTCCAGCATCTTTGGCTGAAACAGTAGCGAAAGCAGTTTCCATTCCAATAATCGGTATTGGAGCTGGAAATGGAGTAGATGGCCAGGTGTTGGTTGTTCACGATATGTTGGGAATCAATAACGAATTTTCGCCACGTTTCTTGCGTAAATATGCAAACTTGTATGATATCATGAAAGAAGCTGTTGAAAGCTACATTGAAGATGTACGGAGCGGTGATTTCCCGAATCAAAACGAACAATACTAGTTTTCAATATGGAGCAAATCCGAGCTGAAGATGTTCTCTACGAGGATAATCACCTGTTGGTGGTTAATAAACATGCAGGAGAAAATGTACAAGGCGATATTTCGGGCGACTTTCCATTGGTGGAAAAAGTGCGTGAATTCATTCGTCATAAATTTGATAAACCTGGAAATGTTTTCTGTGGATTGATTCATCGATTGGATAGACCTGTTTCTGGAGCAATTGCTTTTGCCCGAACAAGTAAAGCGCTTACTCGTATGAATAAACTCTTTGCTGAAAAACATCCCCGCAAAATTTATTGGGCGGTTGTTGAAAAGGCTCCCAAGGAAAAGTCAGGTTCTTTAACACATCATTTGGAGAGAAATGAAAAGCAAAATAAAACATATGCTTTCCAGGAAGAGCGAAAAAACACCAAAGAAGCACGATTAAAATACAGACAGTTGTTGAGTTCGGACAATTACACCTTGTTGGAGGTAGAGTTGGAAACGGGTCGACATCATCAAATTCGCGCGCAATTGTCTGCAATAGGCTGCATCATTAAAGGCGATTTGAAATATGGAGCTAAGCGCTCAAATCCAGATGGTTCTATATATTTGCATTCCAGGGAATTGGAATTTGAACATCCAACTTCCAAAGAAGTTGTAAAAATAATAGCTCCAGTGCCACAAGATAAACTCTGGCAGTGGTTTGAAATTGAACTGAAAAAGCAAAAAAAATGAAACTGATTCCTGTTTTTCTTCTATTCACATCATTCATTATTGCCCAAACAAAACCCTATTATTATCCAGTTCAAACTTCTTTGGGAGACCATCGAATTACAACTATCGTTCAAGATGATTTTGGACGATTAATTCTTGGAACAGATAAAGGGATTTTTACATTCAATGGATTCCAATCGAAGCAAATTCCTTCTTCAAAATTATATTCAAATGATATTCTGCAAATCATTAAGCTTCAAAATCGGTTTTATGGATTGAATAAAACAGGGCAATTGTTCGTTGTAAAAGAAGATCGAGTTTCTACGATTCCAATTCCCCAAATTAAAAGTCCGATAGTTCGCTTAGAGGAAACTGCAAATGGCGAATTGCGGATTATTTGCTCTGAAGCGATTTATACTTACTCATTGCAGCCATTTTCTTTGAAATCAACCGTTCATATTCCCTTTTATGAAAAAGGAAAGGCAGAATTGATTGACTATAGTGAGAATGAGAAAGGAAGTTATGCTTTGCTTTCAAGTAATGAATTTGTAGATCTCAAGGATCAAACTGCCAGAACGCTACCTGGAATGACAGGTAGATGGTTGATGAATTTGAAAAATAAGCTCGTCATTTTACCAGCGAAGCCCAATTCGAATATTTCGATGCAATTTTCAAACAAACGCTTTAAGAATCTGAATAAATTAATCGGTTCATTCAATCATTCAATTCAAAAAGTATGTACGATTGACGAACATATTTATTTGTTGTCGGAAACCGGCTTGATTATTCTGAGAGCAGGAGAAATGAAGATTCAGTCGGTCATTGTTGGAATGCATGTAACGGCTGTTTTTCAGGATAAGGATAAAAATGTATGGATTGGCACGAAAACGAAAGGATTGTATTGCATGCCTTTTGGAAGCTATAAGTTGCTAAATGCGACTGAATTTAACTCTTTGGAGGCTTACAATAATCAGATAATCGCGCGAACCAATGGAGGTGAAACTCAATTTCTAACTTCATTTGGTAAGAAGAGCAACAAAAACCCATTTAAGAATACAAATCCTCAAGAGAATGTTGCAAATGCAGAAATTGCTACTCCCATTATTTTAGCAGATGAATTTGTGAAATCAATTTTGCCTTTAAAAGCTGGAGGATATTTGATTGCTTCCTCAAAAGGCTTATTTAAAATTGATGCAAAAACTCCAAAGGAGTTTCGGAAAAAATTACTTAAGCCCGATGGAAGAACAGAAATTTTTGCCAATCCAATCAAAGATTTAGTGGTTTCTGACTCCTCAAGTGAAATGCTTTTCTCCAATCTTGAAGGATTGTTTACCTTGAATTTAGAAACCTTGGAATATCACTCGATTCGTTATTTCAATGAGAGCATTGATCCTTCTCAAATTTTGTTTAATAACCGAAAATGGTATGTATTGAGTTCAACGAATAAAATTTTCACAATCAATAAAGGAAGAATAACGCATGAAGTAAATTTTAGAGAAAATGGAACGAATATCCTTGTCACGAAACTCAAAATTTACAACAATAAATTCTACATTCTTTCCGATAAGACTTTATATAGAACGGATCAATTGGATGGGAATTTAGAGCGATTGGACGAACTTTCACGGATGAATGACTTATTCCTAAGAGATTTTGTTATTCTAGACAAAAAAGTGTTTGTAGCAACTCAATTGGGCTTGTTCTTGTTCAAATGGGAGCAATTCAAATCTGATTTTCCATCCTTTATTCTAGGTAAACCAACGGGAGATTTTCAAACTAAAAATTCGCCTAAATTCGAATCTGAAAACACGGAAGTCATCATTCCTTACGAATTGGTGGAGTTGATGGGAAATCACCCGTATGACTTACAGTACCGATTGATTCGAAATGATAATACGGAGCAAGTATCTTGGTCTAATACATCTTTGGGTTTAACAAAACTGACCTTTGAGCACTTAAGTTCTGGATCTTACAAGTTAGAATTACGTTTATTTGATCCAGGAACAAAAAGTTTCTCCAAATTAATAAGCACTTCATTTTTAGTGAAAGCTTCTTGGTATGAAGATACGTTGATTTGGTTTATTGCTGGAATTCTAGTTGGCTTTTTCGGCCTACTTTATCTGAAGCGGAGAAAGCGATTGAAAAAAATGGAATTGAACTAATTGTGCTATGAAAAAAGGTTGTTTCTTATTCTTAGTTACTCTTTTTACATCCATTCAGAGTTTTGGACAATGCGATACCAATAAAATCAATCTCCGGAACGATGCTGTTCTTAATTTGTGCTATGAAAATCCAAAAGCAGCTATAAAAGAATGCAAACAAATTGCGATTCAAGCCAATGAATGTGGGTTTTACATTGGAGAAATTAGAGCTTACATTCGAATCGGAATAGCTTATGATGTGCTTTCTCAAACAGATTTGTCCATCGAGAATTACCAGAAAGCACTTTTCATTGCTAAAGAGAACAACTATTTTAAAGGGATTGCTTCTTGTCAGAATAATTTGGGTTTGATTTACTGGCGAAAAAATGATTTGAAACGCGCCATTCAATCTTTTCACAAAGCGAAGTTGTTTTTTGAAAAAATGGATGATTACTCCAATGTTGGAGCCACTCAAAACAATCTAGGATTACTTTATGAAGAATTGGATTCGAGAAGTACGGCTTTGTACTGGTATCGAAAAAGTGCCGCATCTTATAAACGAGGAAATGACAAAGATCAAATTTTGGATACTTACTCAAACATGGGAACCATTTTTAATTCCCTAAAACAGAGAGATTCTAGTTTGTATTATTCCGAATTGGCAATTAAAGGATATCGAAGAACATCGAATAAATACGGATTAGCGATTGTATTGTGCAATAAAGCAATGGTTTTGGCTGAATTGAAACAATACCCAAAGGCGGAAATATCGTATCGCGAAAGTGCATCTCTTGCTAAGGAAATTGAAAATGAATATTTGTATCTCAGTACTTTAATTAATTGGGCGAGAATCTACAAACATCAAAAAGATCAAAGGCAAGAAGAAAAGTTATTGCGTGAAGCTTTGCCAATTGCAGAAAAACTCCAAGCCAATGAGCAATTGTATAAAATTTCAAAAGCGCTTGGTTCGATTTGTTTGGATCAAAATAAGAATCGAGAGGCACGAATTCTTTGGGATAAATATGAAGCATTTCACTTGAAATATTACAAAGAGCTTCGGGATCAAACGATTGCTAGAACCAATGCCATTTACGATATTAAATCTGAGAAACAACGATCAGAACTTTACCGCAAAAAGAAAGATACCGAATTGCGTGAACAACAGTTGAATCGGAAATTGGAAAATACGTATTGGATTGTTCTTGTTGCCATTTTATTCCTAACGGTTATTACACTGATATTCTACTTTAGAAAGCGCGCTTTAAAGAAGGAATTAATTGCTCAGCAACAAGTTTTTCAAGCTACCAATGAAGAACGGAAACGAATCTCGTATGATTTGCATGATTTAGTGGGCTCACAGTTGAGTTTTGTGGTGAATAACTTGGAATTACTGACTTTCACCGATCAAGACAATGAGCGAATCTCTAGAACTTTTCAAATGAGTCAGGAAGCAATGGGATCTTTGCGAGATACTGTTTGGGCTTTGCACACCGAAAATATGTCTTCGAAGGTATTGGTTGAACGGATGAAGAACGTTTCCAAAAGATGGCTCGTTGATAATGGGATGGATGTTCAATATAGTGTCAAATTGAGTGATTCAGAATTGGATTCAGGAACTTCGCTTCATGTGATGCGCATTTTCCAAGAAGCAATTAGCAACGTTTATAAACACGCTGAAACCAAGAAGGTAAAGATCGACTTGCAGGAAGAAGAAGAGTTCATTGAGATGACGATTGAAGATTTTGGAAAAGGATTTGATCCTGATTTTAGACCAGACTTTCACTACGGATTGAAAAGTATCGAAGAGCGTGCAAAAAAAATAGGAGCAAGTTATTCCATTCAACAAACCGATAAGCATTCAGGAATGATTGTTCAACTGAAATGGAAAAAAAATAGCTCAATTGCGTAATTGCTTATCTTTCGAAAATGAATCACTTTTGTTACTATGGGAATGTGTTCGATAGGAATCGTTGACGACAAGGTCTACAATGTACAAATTTTGACTGAAAAGTTAGAAGCTAAATCAGGAGTAAAAGTTGCCTTAACTGCTTATAACGGACAGGCGTTTCTGCATATTCTACCAACATTAACAACGTTGCCTGAAATTATTTTCATGGATATTGACATGCCAGTTTTAGATGGTATTGAAGCTGTGAAACAAGCCAAAGCACTGTATCCGCAAATTCATTTTATCATGATTACTGTATTCGATGATGAAGAACGGATCTTCTCGGCAATTCAAGCTGGAGCAAGTGGTTATTTATTGAAAGATGAATCCATCGCGAATCTTCATTTAGCAATAGACAATGTATTGAACTTCGGTGCAGCTCCTTTAGCTCCAATGATTGCGAAGAAAGCCTATAATTTCATTCAGAATCAAAACAAAGAATCGAATATTCAGGAAGAAAATTCTCCGCTGAGTTCACGTGAAATGGATATTTTGAATTGCTTAGCCCAAGGTAAGAGTTATACCATTATTGCAGATGAACTCTTTATTAGTCCACACACGGTACGAAAACACATGACGAATATCTATGAAAAGCTCCATGTGAATTCGAAAGTAGAAGCGGTTCGTTTAGCGATGCAGAAGAAATGGGTTTAATCCAATTACGAATGCCGAATTACGAATTTTTAAATTTGTTTATCTGCGTAAAATTTGTATTCTCAGTAGAAAAATAAACCTCCGTGTAATTCGAAGTTGTTTTCAATAGAAAATTTTATTTCACAAAAATGTAACCTCAAAGAGATAAAACACGGATTCCATAGACCAAGTATGGATCCCCCGACTATTACCAGTGTATTACCCTACTATGCTTCGACTTTTGTACTGATTTTTAACAAGGGATTTAAGTTTAGAATTCTTTTAATTAGGAATTAGGAATTAGGAATTAGGAATTAGGAATTAGGAATTAGGAATTAGGAATTAGGAATTATCTAGAATCCACTAAATTCCTTCGGACAACGATAACGTCTCTTCATATTTTTGCTATTCACATTGCTAGAGAACAATACTCTGTTTGGTATTTCGAATAATAGCGAAAGCTCGTGACTTCCATAACTGCTCGTTTTTAAGCGAGAGATCGTCATGTCAAAGTTGTAAGTTACGCGCCAAATGGTTTCAGATTTACTTTTTAGGTTTAAGCCAAGCGTAAAAATAAAGGAATCATAATGCTTGAAATTGAGTGCAGCTGTTCTGTTTCTAAACCAAATTCCAATGATAAATGGTTGACTCACAAAATTACTTCCGATACTAAATGTCTTGAATTCATTTTGCATTTCGAAAACAATTCCAGGAGAAACAATAAACTCGTTGAAAAGAAGATTTGATTGCCCATGAAATACCAATTTGAACGGCAGTTTCTCATTGTCTCCCAAAAAGGCATCTTTGGGTTGTGATAAATGATGAATAGCCCCACCAATTGTTGCATTGAATCTTTTAAATGCTCCACTTTGTTTTCGAGCAGATCCATTGAAACGCGCTACTAATCCCGCGCTGAAATCTGCATACGAAACGGTATTATAACCTGGTCGATTGAAACTACTCGTGTTCACATTTCCCATTGTTTCATGTAGTTGATCAGAAAATGTCAATTTAGACCAATCAATGTTTTTAGTAATAAATCCACCACTCACTCCAGCCTGAAGGATGAAATTTTTCGTATCAACTGGTCTGTAAGAATAATTGACATAACCTCCTGCAGTGCGCAAAAGGGCTTCTCCACCAACATCTGAGTAGGCCATGATTCCTAATCCCATTTTGTACATTGTTTGTGCTTCCGCAGAGAACGAAAAAGTGTTGAATCTTCCAGGAATCGGCCCCCATAACGACCGGGCATTTAAACGAATGGCAATTCCATTATTTACGGCTGTCATGGAAGGATTGTAATAAATGGGATTATTATAGAACTGCGAAAAATTCGCATCCTGAGCAAGAATATTTTTTGTTCCAATAACTAGAAATAGGATTAAAAGGGTTACTCTCATGACTTATCGTATTACAGTTACAGTTCCAGATCGCTTAATTCTTCCTTTTGGATATTCTTTCCCTTCCCAAACTTGTTCATTTCTGAAAGTTGCTGTTGCTTTCCAGACATACGCATCCTGTTGAACAGGAACTCCTCGGTAGGTTCCATCCCAATATCCAGTTGGCCGTCCATTTTCATCCAATGCATCTGTAGACCAAATGAGATTTCCCCAATCATCATAAATCAACAATTCAAAGGTCTTCAAACCAACTCCTTTCGGAACGAAATTCGCTACTTCGAAATCGGCATGTCCAGGACTCATCGCATTTGGAATAAACAAGCCGTAGTAGAAATCGACAGTAATGTTTTGTACCGCAGTATCCGCGCAACCATGAATGGTACTTGCTATTAATATGATTTCAAATTGTCCATCACTGTCATAGTGTTCTGTTGGATTTTCTTCGGCGGAATAGTTTCCATTTCCAAAACTCCAAGAATAAGAGTCTGCTAAACTGCTCAAATTGGTAAACGCTACAATTCCACTCAATGGTTCTGGTCCTTCTACATTGCTATAACTGAAGTTCGCTGTTGGTTGTGGCAATACGGTAATAGAACTGTTCGTCGCTACAGTGTCGTTACATCCTCCATCTCCATAAGCAATCAGAACGATGTTGTAGTTCCCGCTTGAGCCATAGCTGTAATTGATCGAATTTCCTGTCAAAATAGTTCCATCTCCCATCTCCCATGAAATAGAATTAGCGAATTGGGAGTTCACTAGTAATTGTATTTCTTCCCCAACACAAAGAGAATCTGATGGGATTACAAAGGATGCGCTTGCCAGTTGGTACGATGAAACGGTTTTTTGAATGCTGTCTACACAACCGTGAATGGAAGTAGCGACAAGGGAAACAGTGTAATCGCCAACTTGTTGATAAGTGCTACTTGGACTAGTAAGAGTAGAAGATAAACCGTTTCCGAAATTCCAAAGATAACCAGCAGCATTGGCACTTTGATTGGTGAAATTAATGACCGTTGGTTGTATACAAGGATCAATCGGAGTTGAAGTGAAATCAACTGTTGGTAAAGGATAGACCGTAACGACTTGTGTTGCTGTATCAGGACAACCGATATTATCCAGTACGATTAATTGAACAGCGTATGAACCTGGAGTTGTAAATGTGTGCGTTGGATTTGTTTGAATAGAAGAATTTCCATCTCCAAAATTCCATGCTTGACTTGTTATTCCTGCACTGGTATTTGTCATTTGAACCGTCAAGTCCACGCAACCAGCATTTGGACCAAGTGTAAATTGGGATGTTGGTCCTTGATTTACCTTGATTGTTTTTGATGTTTGTGTTGTACAACCATAAGTTTGACTAATCCCAGATAAGGTTACTGTGTAAAATCCACCGCTCGAATAACTGTGTGTTGGGTTGGTTAGAGTAGAAGTTGTTCCGTCTCCAAAATCCCAGCTAATTGAAGCAATTCCCGAGCTCAAGTTATTGAAGATAAATCCTTGATTCACACAAACAGAATCCAGAGAGGTAAAATCAATTTGAGGCAAGGGATGAACAGTAACAATGGTCGTTGTTGTATCAAATCCACAGCCTGCAGCGAAAAGTGAAACGATGTATGTTCCGGGAGTTGTAAAAGTATGTGAAGGATTGTATACACTTGAAATATTTCCATCCCCAAAATCCCAAGAAGAAAAACTGGCTCCTTGCGAAAATTGATTCAAATTGATGGTGTGAGGAACACAACCCATCGGATTGTCGATATTGAAAAATGCATTTACTTGTGGTGGAAGAACGGTGATTTGATGTTGCACGGTGTCTGAACCACATTCATTGCTCACAATAAGTTGAATAGTGTAGGTGGTATCTTCTGTTCCAGTGTAAAAAGTGTGTTGAAGAGTTGTGCCAGATGTGTCAGAAGTAGTTCCGTCACCAAAAATCCATTCGTAGGTATCAGGTAAACCAAAACTATTGTTCACCATGTCCAGAATGAGTGGTGTACAGAGGATATTGGTAGATGTTCCAAAAACAGCTGTTGGTGAAGGCATTACAGTTATTTGTTCCGAATGACTGCTGGTTCCGCAGAAATTGGTTAAGTTCAAGGTAATGGTATAACTGGTATCACTAAAATTACTTGCTTGATACGTTTGTGAAAGAGGAGTTGGATTGGTACTTGTTTGTCCATTTCCATAATTCCAGTTATAAGTTAAGCTTTGACCTAAAGATAAATCGGTAAAAGAAACCAACATTGGTCCACAAGCAGAATCAGGAGCTAAAATAAAATCAGCCATTGGAGGAATTCGAACTTCTATTTGATGGCTAATTGAATCTAAACAGCCGAAAGAAGTTGTTACCAGTAATTGAATGTCGTAAAAGCCCGCTGATATGTATGTATGATTGGTATTCGAAGTAGAAGAGGAGGTTCCATCTCCAAAGCTCCAATCACTTTGATTCGCCAGTGTGCTTGTATTTGTGAAAAGTTCATTCGTTCCAATACAAGTAATCGGATTATAGGTGAAATTCGCTACGGGCATTGGATGAACAGTTGCAAGCAACGTATCGCGATTAATACAACCAGTTGTTGGATTTGTAAATGTATATACGATGGTGTTTGTAGCTATCGGAGCTATTGCTGGGTCGAATGTTCCTAACGAAGCATCTGTGATTCCATTTCCGCTCCAAACGCCATTTGCTGGATTTCCAGAGAAGTTAACAGGAGTATCGCTTTGACAAAATTCAACATCAACCCCAACACTTACGATTGGCAAAGGATGAACAGTGAATAGCATGGTGTCGCTTGTTAAACAGTTTCCTGCACCATTTGAAATCACTAAAGGGAAAGTTCCTGCAATCGTTGGGTTAAACAATCCGCTTGCATTTACAAAGCTTCCTGTCCAAGTTCCTGTTATTGGCATTCCAGTCAACTGAATAGTTGGAGCATCAATGCAAGCTTCTAAATCAGTACCTGCATTTGCCAAAGCTGGACTGACAACAGTTACAATGCGCGTATCGGAATTCGTACAACCAAATCCATTTGTGAACGTGTAAATCAAATTAAAAGTTCCAACTACACTTGGAGTGAAAAGTCCTGAAGGGGTAATTCCTGTTCCAGACCAAGTTCCACCAGTTGGTAATCCAACAAATTGAATGGGAAG from Fluviicola taffensis DSM 16823 carries:
- the panB gene encoding 3-methyl-2-oxobutanoate hydroxymethyltransferase, giving the protein MSVHKNVKRVTTNVLQEMKNSGAKISMLTGYDFSMARIIDSAGIDIILVGDSASNVMAGHETTLPITLDQMIYHAGSVVRAVERALVVVDMPFGSYQGNSKEALSNAIRIMKESGGHAVKLEGGIEIIESIKRILTAGIPVMGHLGLTPQSIYKFGTYVVRAKEEGEAQRLIEDAKALEEAGCFAIVLEKIPASLAETVAKAVSIPIIGIGAGNGVDGQVLVVHDMLGINNEFSPRFLRKYANLYDIMKEAVESYIEDVRSGDFPNQNEQY
- a CDS encoding RluA family pseudouridine synthase — protein: MEQIRAEDVLYEDNHLLVVNKHAGENVQGDISGDFPLVEKVREFIRHKFDKPGNVFCGLIHRLDRPVSGAIAFARTSKALTRMNKLFAEKHPRKIYWAVVEKAPKEKSGSLTHHLERNEKQNKTYAFQEERKNTKEARLKYRQLLSSDNYTLLEVELETGRHHQIRAQLSAIGCIIKGDLKYGAKRSNPDGSIYLHSRELEFEHPTSKEVVKIIAPVPQDKLWQWFEIELKKQKK
- a CDS encoding two-component regulator propeller domain-containing protein, giving the protein MKLIPVFLLFTSFIIAQTKPYYYPVQTSLGDHRITTIVQDDFGRLILGTDKGIFTFNGFQSKQIPSSKLYSNDILQIIKLQNRFYGLNKTGQLFVVKEDRVSTIPIPQIKSPIVRLEETANGELRIICSEAIYTYSLQPFSLKSTVHIPFYEKGKAELIDYSENEKGSYALLSSNEFVDLKDQTARTLPGMTGRWLMNLKNKLVILPAKPNSNISMQFSNKRFKNLNKLIGSFNHSIQKVCTIDEHIYLLSETGLIILRAGEMKIQSVIVGMHVTAVFQDKDKNVWIGTKTKGLYCMPFGSYKLLNATEFNSLEAYNNQIIARTNGGETQFLTSFGKKSNKNPFKNTNPQENVANAEIATPIILADEFVKSILPLKAGGYLIASSKGLFKIDAKTPKEFRKKLLKPDGRTEIFANPIKDLVVSDSSSEMLFSNLEGLFTLNLETLEYHSIRYFNESIDPSQILFNNRKWYVLSSTNKIFTINKGRITHEVNFRENGTNILVTKLKIYNNKFYILSDKTLYRTDQLDGNLERLDELSRMNDLFLRDFVILDKKVFVATQLGLFLFKWEQFKSDFPSFILGKPTGDFQTKNSPKFESENTEVIIPYELVELMGNHPYDLQYRLIRNDNTEQVSWSNTSLGLTKLTFEHLSSGSYKLELRLFDPGTKSFSKLISTSFLVKASWYEDTLIWFIAGILVGFFGLLYLKRRKRLKKMELN
- a CDS encoding tetratricopeptide repeat-containing sensor histidine kinase, with the protein product MKKGCFLFLVTLFTSIQSFGQCDTNKINLRNDAVLNLCYENPKAAIKECKQIAIQANECGFYIGEIRAYIRIGIAYDVLSQTDLSIENYQKALFIAKENNYFKGIASCQNNLGLIYWRKNDLKRAIQSFHKAKLFFEKMDDYSNVGATQNNLGLLYEELDSRSTALYWYRKSAASYKRGNDKDQILDTYSNMGTIFNSLKQRDSSLYYSELAIKGYRRTSNKYGLAIVLCNKAMVLAELKQYPKAEISYRESASLAKEIENEYLYLSTLINWARIYKHQKDQRQEEKLLREALPIAEKLQANEQLYKISKALGSICLDQNKNREARILWDKYEAFHLKYYKELRDQTIARTNAIYDIKSEKQRSELYRKKKDTELREQQLNRKLENTYWIVLVAILFLTVITLIFYFRKRALKKELIAQQQVFQATNEERKRISYDLHDLVGSQLSFVVNNLELLTFTDQDNERISRTFQMSQEAMGSLRDTVWALHTENMSSKVLVERMKNVSKRWLVDNGMDVQYSVKLSDSELDSGTSLHVMRIFQEAISNVYKHAETKKVKIDLQEEEEFIEMTIEDFGKGFDPDFRPDFHYGLKSIEERAKKIGASYSIQQTDKHSGMIVQLKWKKNSSIA
- a CDS encoding response regulator transcription factor: MGMCSIGIVDDKVYNVQILTEKLEAKSGVKVALTAYNGQAFLHILPTLTTLPEIIFMDIDMPVLDGIEAVKQAKALYPQIHFIMITVFDDEERIFSAIQAGASGYLLKDESIANLHLAIDNVLNFGAAPLAPMIAKKAYNFIQNQNKESNIQEENSPLSSREMDILNCLAQGKSYTIIADELFISPHTVRKHMTNIYEKLHVNSKVEAVRLAMQKKWV
- a CDS encoding PorP/SprF family type IX secretion system membrane protein, translated to MRVTLLILFLVIGTKNILAQDANFSQFYNNPIYYNPSMTAVNNGIAIRLNARSLWGPIPGRFNTFSFSAEAQTMYKMGLGIMAYSDVGGEALLRTAGGYVNYSYRPVDTKNFILQAGVSGGFITKNIDWSKLTFSDQLHETMGNVNTSSFNRPGYNTVSYADFSAGLVARFNGSARKQSGAFKRFNATIGGAIHHLSQPKDAFLGDNEKLPFKLVFHGQSNLLFNEFIVSPGIVFEMQNEFKTFSIGSNFVSQPFIIGIWFRNRTAALNFKHYDSFIFTLGLNLKSKSETIWRVTYNFDMTISRLKTSSYGSHELSLLFEIPNRVLFSSNVNSKNMKRRYRCPKEFSGF